From the Burkholderia ubonensis genome, one window contains:
- a CDS encoding helix-turn-helix transcriptional regulator — protein MASPLVQPLTAVAAEFPPGNRAYRRLLKRKQVLERTGLSNTVMYELIAQDRFPKPVKPTGGRASAWVEDEVDAFITSCISARDSKQATA, from the coding sequence ATGGCTTCCCCGCTCGTACAACCCCTCACTGCAGTAGCGGCAGAATTCCCGCCCGGCAACCGTGCCTACCGTCGCCTGCTGAAGCGCAAGCAGGTACTGGAACGCACCGGCCTCTCCAATACGGTCATGTACGAACTAATCGCACAGGACCGCTTCCCGAAACCCGTGAAGCCTACTGGTGGCCGCGCTTCCGCATGGGTCGAAGACGAAGTGGACGCGTTCATCACGTCGTGCATCTCTGCCCGTGACTCGAAGCAGGCCACCGCCTGA